The genomic segment GGTGCGGTAAAAATGTGGATTGAAGAATTCGGCATAGACGGACTCAGGCTTGATGCGGCGGATGTGTTAAGTAAAAACTTCCTCGATGCGCTGGGGGCTTTTTGCCGAAGTATTAAGCCTGATTTTTGGCTGATGGGTGAGGTGGTGCATGGCGACTATGCCGAATGGACGCGGAACGGCAGGCTTGATTCGGTAACAAATTATCAAATGTATAAAGCGCTCTGGTCGTGTTTGAATGATCAGAATATGTATGAGCTTTCGTATAATTTGGACAGGGAATACAATAGTGAAAGAGGGATGTATAGGAAGACGGCATTGTATAATTTTGTGGACAACCACGACGTAAACCGCGCGGTCAGTACGCTCAACAAGCCGGAGCAGCATATCCATCTTTTGTACGGACTGCTTTTTACCATTCCCGGTATTCCGTCTATTTATTACGGCAGTGAGTACGGCATCAGAGGGGTTCGGAGCCATAATTGCGATTATGAACTGCGTCCGCCGCTCCCGCCGTTCGGTGCACTTCCGGATTTTACCGCTCCCGGTTTTGATGCAGGGTTTATCCGCACCTCGATTACAACATTTGCAAAGATACGCGGACAGCATCCCGCCTTACAGCGCGGTTCGTACCGGCAGGAGTTTATTGCAAACCGGCAATTCGGCTTTTGGCGTGAGTGCAACGAAGAACAACTATTGATTATCGCCAATTCCGATTTTGCTCAAGGCTTTGTTTCGCTCCATTCCATCCCGGCAGGTGAGTATGAAAGCTTGACGGATGGGCGCGTCTATCACTCCGATGCGTTAGCGTTAAAAGGGCTGCAAATACCTCCGTGTTCGATCCTGATATTGCGGAAGAAATAATCAAGGAAGTATACTGAAAAAATTATGATACATATATTGCTCGCAATTATTTACGCAGCGTTTATCAGTCTTGGGCTGCCGGATGCTCTGTTAGGTTCCGCATGGCCGGCGATGTATCGGGAGCTTTCTGTCCCCGTGTCCTATTCCGGTGCTATTTTTATGATTATTGCAGGCGGGACTATTATTTCCAGCCTTCAAAGCGACCGGTTGACAAAGATTTTCGGTGCCGGAAAAGTAACGGCATTCAGTGTTTTGATAACAGCAGCGGCACTCTTCGGTTTTTCGGTCAGTCATTCCTATAGTGCACTGTGCCTGTGGGCGATACCATACGGACTCGGTGCCGGAAGTGTTGATGCATCCCTCAACAATTATGTAGCAGTGCATTATGCCAACAGGCACATGAGCTGGCTGCACTGTATGTGGGGGATAGGTGCCTCAATAGGTCCGTACATTATGGGCGCTGTTCTGACCGGCGGTCAGCCGTGGAATATGGGCTATCGATATATTGCGGTGCTACAGACCTGTTTAACCGCCGTACTACTGGTGAGTCTGCCACTTTGGAATAAGCAACCGAAAACGGATGGCACTACGGATGAGGATGTAAAAGCGCCGCCGCTCCCCCTAAGACAGGTGATTGCCATTCCCGGTGCAAAAGAAATTATGCTTACCTTTTTCTGTTACTGTGCTGTAGAGCAAACCGCAAATTTATGGACAAGCAGCTATCTGGTTTTACACCGAGGGCTTCCGGAAAAAGAGGCTGCAGGACTCGCCAGCCTCTTTTTTATCGGTATTACTGCGGGGAGATTTTTGAGCGGATTTTTAACCTTCAAATTAACCGATACGCAGATGATCCGGCTTGGACAAAGCGGCATCGGCGCAGGTGTTGTGCTGCTGTTCCTTTCGTTCGGAAAAACAACGGTACTGCCCCTGCTCGGTTTAGGGCTTATCGGCTTGGGGTGTGCACCGATTTATCCTTCGATTATCCATGCGACACCTGCACAATTCGGAAAAGATAAGTCTCAAGCGATGATCGGGGTACAGATGGCGTCCGCGTATGCCGGAACTTGTCTGATGCCGCCGATCTTCGGGTTGGTTGCAAATCATATCGGTGTCGCACTGATGCCGCTCTATTTGGCGGTGATTTTAATTGTGATGATCTTTATGCACGAAAAAATGCTCACCAAAACGGCAACTTCTACAGCGTGCAGTTAAAGTCCTTGACCAAGATACCGGGCAAGAGGCATCCGCCTACTGCGCGCTCTTCGTAGGTACTTGTTTCTACAAAGAGCTTCCGTTCTTTGGTGAGCGCAAGGAGATTCGCGCCGAACATATTGTACAGCGATTCATCCCAGCGCATATCCGCAATGGGGGCTGTAACTTTTCCGTTTTCCACCCAGAGGCAGGCAAAACGGGTCATGCCAGTTACGCGAGCGGTTGCCGGATCGCTCCAGTTAAGGTAGTGGAAGTTCGAAATGTAGATGCCGGTTCCCAGTTCTTTGAGGGCATCCGCTTCGGCAAGTGTCCCTGCTCCAATAGCTGCGGAACGGAATCCTTCATCTGAATCGGCGCCGTTTGCCTTCGTACCGTACTGTTTTTCCGAGCGGGAACTCACGATGGTATGAATGAGCTTTCCTTTTTCGATAACAGTTAATTTTTCGGGAGCGGATTCTCCTTCGCTATTAAACGACGGTTCCACACCGATGGAAAAATCCTGCGTCAAATTAAAGGAATCGGCAAAATGCTCTCGCTCTTCTTTTAATGCAAGATAGGCGCTTTCGCCCTGCTGCATACCCCGCTCCCCGAAGCCGTTCCACGAGAAAAACTCTACGACATCCACCAACGCATCTGCAGCGATAAAAACGCGGTATTTGCCCGGCTCGATTTTTTTCGGTTCAAGCGCAAGCACCTGCAAACTCTGCCGCGCATCGGCGATGCGTTTTTCGTATTCTGCCTGCTGCCAGTCGCGCCCTGCGTACAAGCCTTTTACCGCACGTCCGTTTTTCAGCCAAATCGAATAGTCGAGCGTAAAGGTCTTTGTTTGGAACCAGTGCCGTGCGCCGGCCGTATTGGCAGCTCCGCGGCATATCATCCCTTGCGAAAAAAGCCCGGCAAAATCCAAATCCGACACAGGCTCAAGCAGCGTCTTTTCTATTATCTCTTGTGAAAGCAACGCACCGTCATAGATTGTTTCGGAATCATCGCTTGCAGTAGGAATAGACTGATAGGGATCTTCGGGAAGCTGCGCGATAATACTGCGTGCATTCTCCAACGCTGCGGCAAGCGTTTCCTTATCCTGCTCAAGCTGGCCGCTCAACCCTTGTGCAAAGCGATAGGTTTTCTTGTTTTTATAGAGAGTAATCGAAATTGCCGCCTGTTTCACAAAACCGTTTTGCCGCACCTTGGCGTGATTCATCCGCAGGAAGTAAGTGTCCTCCGCATCGTAGCTTAGAGACGCTTGTTCAGTGGGTAACAGCTCATCGAAGAAAAAGTCTGCAAGAGACTCAAAATGCCATTTAAAATCGGAATCCATTTCACACATCATTTCTTGATCACAACTCATTTTCCGCCTCCAAATACTTCAACATCGCTGAATGCGCATACGGGACTTGCGTGCCCTACCCGTATCACCTGATTCGGCTCGCCCTTGCCGCAATTCGGCGTACCGAACACCTCGAAGGTGCTTTCGTCGCCGACTGCGCAGAGGCTGTTCCAAAAGTACCGTGAAATGCCGCGGTAGTTCGGGTCGCGGACAGTTTTTGTCAGTTTGCCGTTTTCGATCAGCTTGGCATACTCGCAGCCGAATTGAAATTTATTGCGGTAATCGTCGATCGACCATGAACGGTTGGAGAACATCAGAATGCCGTTTTCGATTGAGGCGATGATGGAATCGAAGCTGCTCGTTCCCGCTTCGAGATTGAGGTTTGCCATCCGGTCGATGGGCGGACGGTTCCATGAACAGGCGCGCTGATTTGCAACGCCCCGGAGTCCCGACCGCTTTTGACTTTCCAAGCTGCCGAGCGCCCGTATCAAGATGCCGTCTTTAATAAGGTATTCCTTTACCGCAGCGTTACCGATATCGTCCGCTCCGTAGCTTGCCAGCTCCTGCGCGATGGTCGGGTTAAAGGCGACGTTCATCAACGGGGAACCGTAGCGGAAACTGCCGATATCTTCCGGTGTGATAAAACTGCCGCCCGCATAGTTACGCTCGTCGCCGAGGATGCGGTCTATTTCCAGCGCGTGCCCGACGCTTTCATGAATTTGCAGCATCATCTGATCGGGCATCAGCACGAGCGTCCGCTTACCGTTGGGGCACGGCTCGGCAGTCAACAGCTCGACTGCTTCCGTGCCTGCCTTCCGTGCCTTTTCAAGCAGCGCCGCAGGGTTGAACAGTTCCCGTCCGCCCTGATAAGTGAGTGCAGAGCGTCCGTGCGCGCTCCGCTGCTGGATAACATCTCCTTCCCGCGCAACGGCATTCATGCTGATACCGCCGAACCGGACGGTTTGCCGTATGTCGGCGCCGTTGGTAGAAACCATTTCGGTTTCGCAGATACCCGTTTCGCAGGAAGCGGCAGTCTGAATAATCTTTGAAGAAACCTTTGCGGCATCGCAGATACTGCACAAGAGCGCAACCGTTTCGGCGGCGGGAATCCCGCTTAATTTTTCACGCTTTGTCGCATAGCGTACCTGCGCGGCGGGGCGCATCGTTTGATCAAAACGGTGGATACCGTAGGGCTGCGCTGCCTGTGCCGCTGCAAAAGCCTGCTTCGCAGCGCACTTGATACCGCCGCTGCTCAGATCGGCAGTCGCCGCATAGCTAAACGTTCCCTTGTACAGCACCTCCAGCATAACTCCCTCGTCGGAGCCTCCGGCCGCCTCGTCGAATTTACCGTCGATAGCGGAAAACCCTGTCAGATAATTGGTAACCCGCCGTAATCCGATCCACTCGGCCTGCGGAACAGCGTCCTTCGCTTCCGTTAAAAGCCGGTGTATATTCACTTTCATAAAACACTCCTTCGATATTTGTTAAGCAAACACATGGGTAATTGGTTGTATTTGTTTAATAGTTTCTTTTGTTTCTGCTTTCATGCTATCAATTTCATACCTATTTTGAATATTCAGCCAAAATTCAGGACTTGTGCTAAAAACCTGCGCGAAACGTAATGCCGTATCGACTGTAATACCTCTTTTTCCTTTTATGATCCGTCCTATTTGCGTTTGCGAAATCCCTGTCATTTGCGCAAGTCTATACGCCGTTATATGATACGGCTGCATAAACTCTTCATACAGTATATCGCCTACATGTACCGGTTTTAGTATAACATCCATCAATATGCCTCCTAATGATAATCGACAATATCGACGATAACAACTCGTCCGTTGTTCCATTCAAAGCAAATACGCCACTGATTATTTATTCTAATACTGTATTGACCTTTTCTGTCATGTTTTAAAGCTTCTAAACTATTTGACGGCGGAGATTTTAGATCACTTAACGAAATTGCAGCATCTATGAGAATTAATTTTTGCCGTACTCTTTGCTGTATTTCAGGAGGTAATCGCGTTGACGGCTGCATATTCCATATTTTCAGGGCTTCTTTATCTTGCCAATCAACTATCATAGGGAAATACTATCATTAGTGGTTAGCATCTGTCAAGTTGAACCTTTGACAAAACGCTCTTGACTTTTGAGGGGGGGGGGGGTATTATGGAAGATAAGTTTTAATATGTGAACGGACAGCTCTGTTAACCGAGAAGGTTCTAAAAGCTGTCCTAGTATCAAAAGGAGTTTTTTATGAAAAGCAAAAAAACGATTGCTGTACTTATGGTATTCAGCATGGTAAGTGCTATGATGCTTGCCGTTTTTGGTTGTTCCGACCCTGTCGGCCGCGGCAGTGGTGGCGGTATATCATATACCGGTACTTATGCAGGGGTAGGAGAAGAAGATTCAGGGCTCGGAGCTTGGGAGTTCACTATTGATGCTAAAGGCAATTTGACCGGTTGGTTCCAGGTGCTAACCAGCAGACAGTCCAACTGCACCGGTACTATAAAGTCGGATGGAAGCTTTACGGCTTCCGGAAAGACAGCATTGACACAACGGCCTTTTACTGTTGACGGTACCATAGCACAAGATAAAAAAGTGAACGGTACAATGCAAGTATCCGGACTTAATACGGTATCATTTTCCGGAAGTAAAAAATAAGTAACAAGATAGTCCCGAAAGTTTTGCCGCACCGGCGGAAGAACGGATACACTGAGTTTGAACTTTCGGGACTGCTCATATCTAATAAGGACAATGTAAGGGAGTCTGATATGAAAAAGAGAATGGCGGTAATATCTGTATGTTGTATATTTCTATTACTATGTACCTCTTGCACAAGTTTAGGTGTACGGCTGCACGGAGAACAATATTTTGTCGGCAAAACTGAAAATGATTTAATAAAATATTTTGGCGACCATGGTATCGAACTATCCAACAAAACAGAATACGATAAAGTAGTAAGATTCTGTAATCAAATAGATACGATCTATATGGATAAAACAATAGTCAAAACATATAAAGAGGGAATACCTCAACTTATTTTTTCTCTGAATTTTGTTGAATACAATGACGGCTGCCTTTGCTTAAACGGTAGAGGGCACTATTCAGGCGGCACATCTTCTGTTGGGACAGTAATTATGCCAAGGCATAGCAATGACAATCACGTTATAAAAAGCGAACTTAGTCGATTCTGGTCTGAAGTTAAAAGATTGAATGCCGTTCCTACAAATAATCAAGATGCACGTTTTAATAGCACTCCTGTCGGCAATTGGTATTTTGTATATAAAACAAGCAGTGAATACACATATCATGTCGGAAACCCATATGTAAAAGAACCTTCTAGTTCGATTCCTTTCTATCATTATGATATTTGGAGGATAGACGTTTCCTCAAAACAAAAAGAAACTACCTACACAGAGATTGCGTATGTTTTTGATTTGAAGTACCTTACATATTATGATTCAGAAGGAGAACAGATTAGTCTCCAACAAGCACTCGCAAATGAAAAATATTATGAAAATCAAGGATATATCAGAAGATTGAGCACAGAAGGAATGACAGTAGACGCTTATATTAAAGATGAAAAAATTATAAAAATCGAAAAACAATAGGAAAAGTTCTAAAAACCTCAGTTTTTTAGTTATTTACTCAATAAGAAACGGTGTCAAATATACCGGCTTTTTTTGCAATGCTCCCTCTGTGCCGACATCTTTTTGAGACAATACATACAGAGTGCCGATATTTGCCGAGAACTTTTTGCAAATGCACCGATTGATTCGTGCTTACCTGTTCCGGACGACTTTACTTCAAACACCGATATTTTATTGCGGTTTGAAATTAAAAAATCAACTTCGTAGTAATGGGTACTCCCCGCTTTTTCCCATGTGTGATAATACAGTTCACGGCCTATCGTAGTAATCATTTGCGCAACTGCATTTTCATAGAGATATACTAGTATATTACCGGATATTGTGCGTTTCTTCAAGATTTGTTCGGTTGAATTTCAGGGATTCCGCATTATAACGACTGCAATACTCTATCAAGGCAATCTTCTCGTTTGTTGCACAGGTGTTGCTTATGGAGAAGCGCTATTACAATAAGCCGCCCAGATGGTACGGCTTATTGTAATGCCGAGTTTGCCATTTGGCAAACATCGTCTATTGATTGCACTTTTTCATTTCATTGCAAAAGTGCGGCAATTCGCCAATCCTCGCCTTTTAATAAAGGCTGCGGTTGTCGAATTTATAGGAGCATTTTCTTTGCTTTTATGATATCCGAAAAGTCAACCTGTTTGAGTATATTCAAGACAATTTTTCGTAAGACGCTTAAGTTTGCTGCCGCATTGTCTTTTCGCACAAGACAATAATCCTCATCGAGAATTGCATCGAGAACCCAATGCAGGTTATTTTCTATCCCCCAATGAGCCCTCATTGCGAAAGCAGCCTTGTGCACATCTGTCAGTGAGGTCAAAAAATATCTTTGTTCAACGGATTTCTTCCCAGTCTTCTTTACCGTTCTTTCGCACACGAGCATTCCAACTGCATTGAGATTCTTCCATTCATCTTTTTCTGAAAGCCAATCAATATTCCCGCAAAGATAACAGGTGCGTTTTTCAATTCGTCCGTGTCCAATTTCAATGCTATATTCTCCTCGCTGAATATTGTAATACTGACAATAAGCGTCATCACAAGGGTGCTCAAAAAACTCTTTTACATCCCGATGGATCGATTGCTGATTTCCTTTCAGAGAAATGACATACTCCGCTTCCTTTTCTGCTATTTTCTCAACGATTTTTTTCTGGCAACCCATCGCATCTATAGTAATAATCATCCCTTTTAAGTCTAACAGATCCAGAAGTTCAGGAATGGCGGTGATTTCATTTGATTTTTCTTCTGTTTTCACCTGCCCAAAACACACACCCAGAGAGTGCGCCCAAGCCGAAACAACATGAGCGGCTTTATGGGCTCTTTTATCTTCGCCGGTTGGTGCATATTCAGAGCGCCGGATAGTTTTTCCGTCAATCGCCAATACTTCATTTTCTGCAATATGCTTGCCGAATGTCTCTCGTGCATATTCTATGAATACTTTTTCAAGCTGCTTTGCATCAATCCTTGCAAGCACTCGCAGAATCGTATCGCTGCTGGGGATGCCATTTTCCAGTTTCAGATATTTTTTAAGGGTTTGTTCGCTTAATGTCGCATAAAATTGTATTTGTTCTATGCTTTTATACCCGCACAACACTCCCACAAACACGAGCATCAGTATATCGACGAGATTGTGTTTCTTGCATCTTTCGATTCTTTCGTCTTTAATGTTCTCAAATGATTCTTGTAATGTCATTGTTCCACCCCAAGAACATTTTACCATCTTTTATACCGTGTGAGCTACTGTTTTTTTGACACTATTTATAATGCGGAATCCCTGGGTTGAATTTGTGCATTTCTTCAAGATTTATTTAGCAATATTTGTGCGTTTCTTCAAAATTTTAAGAGTGGATATAAAAATCAGAATTTTACTCGGCACCTCCTATTTCCAAGGATGTGCTGTATATTTACAAAAGGCAGATAACGGGTTATTGTTTATATGCAACATGATAGGAGCTTCAGATGTTTTACGATAATAATCCGGCAAAAATAAATCGGTTCACAAAACCTCATTTTTTTCAGGGCGGAGATAAAGCTATTTTGTTGATACATGGGTATACGGGCTCTCCGCGGGAAATGCTCTGGCTCGGCTCTCAGCTGCATAAGGCGGGATACACCGTATCGATTCCGCGCCTGCCGGGGCATGGAACAAACAAAGAGGACTTTATCGCAAGTTCGTGGAAGGATTGGCTGCGGCGCGTGTATGACGAATACCTCGATTTATCCGACGCATATCAGACGGTATATATCGGTGGTCTTTCGATGGGCGGCGTGTTGACTGCGCTCCTTGCAGCAAAATTTCAACCTGAAAAAATCTTCCTTTGTGCACCAGCGTTTATGGCCGCCGATTCGCGAATCAAACTGACGCCATACTTAAAATACTTTGTACAAACTATTCCGACGGAAGGGTCAACTTTTTATAAAGAACCTGAATACTATGATTGCGTCAAAGACTATTGCAACTATGATTACGTCGGAAAGGCTGCAGACTTGTACAAACTGCAGAAGATGGCTATTCAGCAGCTTCCGAACATTCGTTCAAAGGTGATAACGGTTTTATCAAAATCGGATCAGTCGGTACCGTTTAAGGAAAAAGAACTCATCGACCGGCTGCTCAAGGCGCCAAATGAGTATGTCATCTTGGAAGAAAGCAGTCATATCGTTACCGATGATGTCGAGCGTGAATTGGTAGCACAGCGTATTATCGAGTTTTTGAATAGATAACGTATTTTGCTCATTTCCGTGAGCCTTTTGAATATAGCTTGTTAAACAGCGTATATCTGTATACGCTATTTAATAACAAGGGAACCGCCAAAAACTGTTTCGCAATCCGCTTTAGCGGATATAACCTTACAGGAAAAAACCGATAGGCTTTCAGCTTTTAGACAGTCCCTGCTACTGCGATAACCACGAAGATTCTGTCAAAGGAAATGTGCCGTATATTTTCAAAAGGAAACTAGGCCTTTCCGACAAGGCACATCCACTCCGCTTCCGCAGCGACAGCATCACCGTTATAGATTTTACCGGATTGTTTAATCATCTGGGATGAAACC from the Treponema medium genome contains:
- a CDS encoding alpha/beta hydrolase, with the translated sequence MFYDNNPAKINRFTKPHFFQGGDKAILLIHGYTGSPREMLWLGSQLHKAGYTVSIPRLPGHGTNKEDFIASSWKDWLRRVYDEYLDLSDAYQTVYIGGLSMGGVLTALLAAKFQPEKIFLCAPAFMAADSRIKLTPYLKYFVQTIPTEGSTFYKEPEYYDCVKDYCNYDYVGKAADLYKLQKMAIQQLPNIRSKVITVLSKSDQSVPFKEKELIDRLLKAPNEYVILEESSHIVTDDVERELVAQRIIEFLNR
- a CDS encoding type II toxin-antitoxin system RelE/ParE family toxin — protein: MIVDWQDKEALKIWNMQPSTRLPPEIQQRVRQKLILIDAAISLSDLKSPPSNSLEALKHDRKGQYSIRINNQWRICFEWNNGRVVIVDIVDYH
- a CDS encoding HigA family addiction module antitoxin gives rise to the protein MDVILKPVHVGDILYEEFMQPYHITAYRLAQMTGISQTQIGRIIKGKRGITVDTALRFAQVFSTSPEFWLNIQNRYEIDSMKAETKETIKQIQPITHVFA
- a CDS encoding TldD/PmbA family protein produces the protein MKVNIHRLLTEAKDAVPQAEWIGLRRVTNYLTGFSAIDGKFDEAAGGSDEGVMLEVLYKGTFSYAATADLSSGGIKCAAKQAFAAAQAAQPYGIHRFDQTMRPAAQVRYATKREKLSGIPAAETVALLCSICDAAKVSSKIIQTAASCETGICETEMVSTNGADIRQTVRFGGISMNAVAREGDVIQQRSAHGRSALTYQGGRELFNPAALLEKARKAGTEAVELLTAEPCPNGKRTLVLMPDQMMLQIHESVGHALEIDRILGDERNYAGGSFITPEDIGSFRYGSPLMNVAFNPTIAQELASYGADDIGNAAVKEYLIKDGILIRALGSLESQKRSGLRGVANQRACSWNRPPIDRMANLNLEAGTSSFDSIIASIENGILMFSNRSWSIDDYRNKFQFGCEYAKLIENGKLTKTVRDPNYRGISRYFWNSLCAVGDESTFEVFGTPNCGKGEPNQVIRVGHASPVCAFSDVEVFGGGK
- a CDS encoding TldD/PmbA family protein — encoded protein: MSCDQEMMCEMDSDFKWHFESLADFFFDELLPTEQASLSYDAEDTYFLRMNHAKVRQNGFVKQAAISITLYKNKKTYRFAQGLSGQLEQDKETLAAALENARSIIAQLPEDPYQSIPTASDDSETIYDGALLSQEIIEKTLLEPVSDLDFAGLFSQGMICRGAANTAGARHWFQTKTFTLDYSIWLKNGRAVKGLYAGRDWQQAEYEKRIADARQSLQVLALEPKKIEPGKYRVFIAADALVDVVEFFSWNGFGERGMQQGESAYLALKEEREHFADSFNLTQDFSIGVEPSFNSEGESAPEKLTVIEKGKLIHTIVSSRSEKQYGTKANGADSDEGFRSAAIGAGTLAEADALKELGTGIYISNFHYLNWSDPATARVTGMTRFACLWVENGKVTAPIADMRWDESLYNMFGANLLALTKERKLFVETSTYEERAVGGCLLPGILVKDFNCTL
- a CDS encoding ISAs1 family transposase, which translates into the protein MVKCSWGGTMTLQESFENIKDERIERCKKHNLVDILMLVFVGVLCGYKSIEQIQFYATLSEQTLKKYLKLENGIPSSDTILRVLARIDAKQLEKVFIEYARETFGKHIAENEVLAIDGKTIRRSEYAPTGEDKRAHKAAHVVSAWAHSLGVCFGQVKTEEKSNEITAIPELLDLLDLKGMIITIDAMGCQKKIVEKIAEKEAEYVISLKGNQQSIHRDVKEFFEHPCDDAYCQYYNIQRGEYSIEIGHGRIEKRTCYLCGNIDWLSEKDEWKNLNAVGMLVCERTVKKTGKKSVEQRYFLTSLTDVHKAAFAMRAHWGIENNLHWVLDAILDEDYCLVRKDNAAANLSVLRKIVLNILKQVDFSDIIKAKKMLL
- a CDS encoding alpha-amylase family glycosyl hydrolase, with translation MSYLFSDKVFYHIYALGMGNCPKRNDFACPAGDFFEKLAGQLDEIRALGCNALLIGPVFESTAHGYDTVDYYHVERRLGNNERFKEFCRLCHEKGFAVVLDAVFNHTGRDFFAFKDIQRHGYGSAYKDWYVNLDFSRRSAQGDCFEYEGWAGCKDLVKLNGDSGAVREHLFGAVKMWIEEFGIDGLRLDAADVLSKNFLDALGAFCRSIKPDFWLMGEVVHGDYAEWTRNGRLDSVTNYQMYKALWSCLNDQNMYELSYNLDREYNSERGMYRKTALYNFVDNHDVNRAVSTLNKPEQHIHLLYGLLFTIPGIPSIYYGSEYGIRGVRSHNCDYELRPPLPPFGALPDFTAPGFDAGFIRTSITTFAKIRGQHPALQRGSYRQEFIANRQFGFWRECNEEQLLIIANSDFAQGFVSLHSIPAGEYESLTDGRVYHSDALALKGLQIPPCSILILRKK
- a CDS encoding MFS transporter, which codes for MIHILLAIIYAAFISLGLPDALLGSAWPAMYRELSVPVSYSGAIFMIIAGGTIISSLQSDRLTKIFGAGKVTAFSVLITAAALFGFSVSHSYSALCLWAIPYGLGAGSVDASLNNYVAVHYANRHMSWLHCMWGIGASIGPYIMGAVLTGGQPWNMGYRYIAVLQTCLTAVLLVSLPLWNKQPKTDGTTDEDVKAPPLPLRQVIAIPGAKEIMLTFFCYCAVEQTANLWTSSYLVLHRGLPEKEAAGLASLFFIGITAGRFLSGFLTFKLTDTQMIRLGQSGIGAGVVLLFLSFGKTTVLPLLGLGLIGLGCAPIYPSIIHATPAQFGKDKSQAMIGVQMASAYAGTCLMPPIFGLVANHIGVALMPLYLAVILIVMIFMHEKMLTKTATSTACS